One Coleofasciculus sp. FACHB-T130 genomic region harbors:
- a CDS encoding TIGR02588 family protein produces MSQTNQDSNSSQQQRPPRSLAEWVSFAIATSIVALLVGLVLYDWATQKNEPPTLSVTAKERELRQTQEQFYIPFEVTNTGGETAESVQIIAELRVNGKVEETGEQQIDFLSGGEKEEGAFIFSRNPRDGELVVRVSSYKLP; encoded by the coding sequence ATGAGCCAAACGAATCAAGATAGCAATTCATCCCAACAGCAACGACCGCCGCGATCGCTTGCGGAATGGGTTTCCTTTGCGATCGCGACATCTATTGTGGCGCTACTCGTAGGACTGGTGCTGTATGACTGGGCAACCCAGAAAAATGAACCCCCGACTCTATCAGTCACCGCGAAGGAAAGAGAACTTCGTCAAACTCAAGAGCAATTCTACATCCCTTTTGAAGTGACGAATACTGGTGGAGAAACTGCTGAATCAGTCCAGATTATTGCCGAGTTGCGGGTTAATGGGAAAGTTGAAGAAACTGGCGAACAACAAATTGACTTTCTCTCCGGCGGCGAAAAGGAAGAAGGCGCATTTATCTTTAGCCGGAATCCCCGCGATGGCGAGTTAGTCGTGCGAGTCTCTAGCTACAAGTTACCTTAA
- a CDS encoding TIGR02587 family membrane protein, translating into MKIKRAPKHKPENIWSKEWDDLLRGAAGGFLFGIPLLYTMEVWWIGSFTEPPVMLAAIAATFIVVFLLNRTEGFRKFKDIRPGEAVMDTIEAIAIGVVCATSILILLREITFDTSLGEALGKIIFESVPFALGVALARSFLSGDRYQSPNSDENPPQPDKTRLNATLADIGGTLIGATIIAFNIAPTDEIPMLVAASSPPWLIAIIVASLLISYGIVFQAGFTNQQQRKQQQGLFQRPLSETVCSYLVSLLAATFMLWFFHQLSFDDPWQMWLSYTLLLGLPATVGGAAGRLLA; encoded by the coding sequence ATGAAGATTAAACGCGCTCCAAAACATAAACCCGAAAACATTTGGTCGAAAGAATGGGATGATCTACTGCGGGGTGCCGCGGGTGGGTTTTTATTCGGAATTCCGCTACTGTACACGATGGAAGTCTGGTGGATTGGGTCGTTCACGGAACCGCCGGTGATGCTAGCTGCGATCGCTGCCACGTTTATCGTCGTTTTCCTGCTCAATCGCACCGAAGGCTTTCGCAAATTTAAGGATATTCGACCGGGTGAAGCCGTAATGGATACCATTGAAGCGATCGCTATCGGCGTCGTCTGCGCGACAAGTATCCTAATTTTATTGCGCGAAATCACCTTCGATACCTCTTTGGGTGAAGCATTAGGAAAAATAATCTTCGAGAGTGTACCGTTTGCTTTGGGTGTGGCACTAGCACGTTCTTTTTTAAGTGGCGATCGCTATCAATCTCCTAACAGCGATGAAAATCCCCCACAACCAGACAAAACCCGTCTCAATGCGACCTTGGCAGATATTGGGGGTACTTTGATTGGTGCCACGATTATTGCCTTTAACATTGCGCCTACTGACGAAATTCCCATGCTAGTCGCTGCTTCTTCCCCTCCGTGGCTGATTGCGATTATTGTTGCCTCGCTGTTAATTTCTTATGGGATTGTCTTTCAGGCTGGCTTTACTAATCAACAACAACGGAAACAACAGCAAGGACTTTTTCAGCGTCCCTTAAGCGAAACTGTTTGCTCCTATTTAGTGTCGCTTCTGGCAGCCACATTTATGTTGTGGTTCTTCCACCAGCTGAGCTTTGACGATCCGTGGCAAATGTGGTTGAGCTATACATTGTTACTAGGACTCCCAGCCACTGTAGGTGGCGCAGCAGGAAGGTTGCTAGCATGA
- a CDS encoding peptidoglycan-binding protein codes for MLAVLEKAFVVCPIALIIHLPSTLQDIFNMPFTASVISCQEWGARPPKQWSEETTPKYVIVHHTDTPNPPSHISKGTVDGAKKFAKSVQNTHMDVFGWWDSGHNFLNTTDGVLLEGRNGTLAKIKRGLCIRSSHAGSALGNESPGIENEGRFMTHQMGEKQWNSLVDLCVSICSSCKISPDNIKGHRDFSATDCPGDWLYAQLPRLRQAVRQKLSAIGVPTDDGSLRVGSRGEKVKQLQQLLKDKGFNPGPIDGSFGTGTETAVIAFQKSQGLKADGVVGTTTWNALTNPTQVPPVNLVNMCKYYQGLPHQDDALEWLQTQIPKATLDEFGKRWRKTT; via the coding sequence ATGCTGGCAGTGCTAGAGAAAGCGTTTGTGGTTTGTCCCATCGCGCTCATTATTCATCTGCCGTCAACTTTACAGGACATCTTCAACATGCCTTTTACCGCTAGCGTTATTTCATGTCAGGAGTGGGGGGCCAGACCCCCCAAACAGTGGTCAGAGGAAACCACACCTAAATACGTGATCGTTCACCATACCGATACGCCCAATCCCCCCAGCCATATATCGAAAGGAACTGTGGATGGAGCGAAAAAATTTGCCAAAAGTGTTCAGAATACCCACATGGATGTTTTCGGCTGGTGGGATTCCGGTCATAATTTTTTGAATACAACGGACGGCGTTCTCCTAGAAGGAAGAAATGGCACTTTAGCAAAAATTAAACGAGGTTTGTGTATTCGCTCGTCTCATGCTGGCAGTGCTCTAGGCAATGAATCGCCGGGAATTGAAAATGAAGGCAGATTTATGACCCATCAGATGGGTGAAAAACAATGGAATAGTTTAGTCGATTTATGCGTTTCAATTTGCAGTTCCTGCAAAATTTCTCCTGATAATATCAAAGGGCATCGAGATTTTTCTGCTACTGATTGTCCTGGTGATTGGCTATACGCTCAACTACCCCGTTTGCGTCAAGCCGTTCGTCAAAAGTTGAGTGCAATCGGTGTTCCGACAGACGATGGTTCCTTAAGAGTTGGATCGCGAGGAGAAAAAGTCAAACAATTGCAGCAGTTGTTGAAGGACAAAGGTTTTAATCCGGGTCCCATTGATGGTAGTTTTGGTACGGGCACAGAAACGGCTGTGATTGCTTTTCAGAAATCCCAAGGGTTAAAGGCGGATGGAGTTGTGGGAACAACTACCTGGAATGCGCTCACCAACCCCACACAAGTGCCTCCAGTTAATCTGGTGAATATGTGCAAATACTACCAAGGGTTGCCTCATCAAGATGATGCGCTGGAGTGGCTTCAGACGCAGATTCCGAAAGCAACCCTCGATGAGTTTGGGAAAAGATGGCGTAAAACAACTTAA
- a CDS encoding nitrate reductase associated protein has product MKTDKSTNNFFQFEADFVESLRCIPMQVRMKLDTCGVKLKLPHWHQFSQAERQTLVEMPCTTTDEAQAYRKLLHQFVVEHTGVSPGDLPIEPHPDWMDATKIPANIQEKAAEFGAILTPQQWAELTPAQRFALIKLSRPSHENQNFLAALQEFHLI; this is encoded by the coding sequence ATGAAGACTGACAAATCTACAAATAATTTCTTTCAATTTGAAGCCGATTTTGTAGAGTCCTTGCGTTGCATTCCGATGCAGGTGCGGATGAAATTAGACACTTGCGGCGTCAAACTAAAATTGCCTCACTGGCACCAATTTAGTCAAGCGGAACGACAAACCCTGGTAGAGATGCCCTGTACCACAACAGATGAAGCTCAAGCCTACCGGAAATTACTGCACCAATTCGTTGTAGAACACACGGGCGTCTCTCCAGGCGACCTTCCGATAGAACCTCATCCAGATTGGATGGATGCTACAAAAATACCGGCTAACATTCAGGAAAAGGCAGCAGAATTTGGAGCAATACTGACACCCCAACAATGGGCAGAACTCACTCCCGCCCAACGCTTTGCCCTCATCAAACTCAGCCGCCCCAGTCACGAAAACCAAAACTTTTTAGCCGCACTCCAAGAATTTCACTTAATCTGA
- a CDS encoding chloride channel protein, giving the protein MSSPDRTTASNEHNVYTDTLPNDSNSAGELTYQQIILCSAVIGIAGGLVATVYYYALELSLHFVWHTLPDILNPYFPSGFPSWNYVWIATTIGGFFVGLTLHFMGLPGEVSLVVDKVHDPGRISLRQTPAMIVASLFSITAGGSAGPEAPLVQINGSFGGWLGQKLNLTLTTTRVLTFCGMSAALGAFFGAPLGGALFALEIPHRRGLEYYEALIPAVLSAILSFFVFRFNTGLTIGGMYHFVAPPKLSLMNLGQGALLGALGALIAIIFIVLFRSIGYLTQYIEHHTIALATLGGFAIGLIALVFPQTLFFGEKEIHTIVETGSTFGVTMLLAIAFAKMLAVSFTLHSGFRGGFIFPLFYIGAAVGLAISLAFPQIHPTIGMICMMAAVNVAVTKTPISSTVILSVLSDTAMVPVLVIASFVSFLLTTQVSLIQTQRSRTPTGLQNPTSLPLYTAARDFPQTSP; this is encoded by the coding sequence ATGTCGTCTCCCGATCGAACAACTGCCAGCAACGAGCATAACGTATATACTGATACATTACCTAACGATTCCAACAGTGCAGGCGAACTAACTTATCAGCAAATTATTCTCTGTTCGGCAGTCATTGGAATTGCTGGAGGATTAGTTGCAACGGTTTATTATTACGCACTGGAATTAAGCCTGCATTTTGTTTGGCACACGCTCCCTGATATTTTGAATCCTTACTTCCCTAGCGGATTTCCCTCCTGGAATTACGTGTGGATTGCTACCACAATTGGGGGATTTTTTGTCGGTCTCACACTGCACTTCATGGGGCTTCCCGGTGAAGTTTCTCTAGTCGTTGATAAGGTACACGATCCAGGACGAATTTCCCTACGCCAAACTCCGGCAATGATTGTCGCTTCCCTGTTTTCGATTACAGCCGGTGGCAGTGCGGGTCCTGAAGCCCCGCTAGTACAAATCAATGGCAGTTTTGGCGGCTGGCTGGGTCAAAAGCTCAATTTGACCCTGACGACAACTCGCGTGCTGACTTTCTGCGGCATGAGTGCGGCACTGGGTGCCTTCTTTGGTGCGCCTCTTGGTGGCGCACTCTTCGCCCTAGAAATTCCCCATCGTCGGGGATTAGAATACTACGAAGCGCTCATTCCTGCCGTGCTTTCGGCAATCTTAAGCTTTTTTGTGTTTCGATTTAACACGGGGTTGACGATTGGGGGGATGTATCATTTTGTCGCACCTCCTAAGCTTTCCCTGATGAATTTGGGTCAAGGCGCACTGCTGGGGGCGCTAGGGGCGCTGATTGCGATCATCTTTATTGTTCTGTTCCGGAGTATTGGGTACTTGACTCAATACATCGAACACCACACGATTGCGCTGGCTACTTTGGGAGGGTTCGCAATTGGGCTGATTGCTTTAGTGTTTCCCCAGACCCTATTTTTTGGCGAAAAGGAAATTCATACGATTGTCGAAACAGGTTCGACGTTTGGAGTAACGATGTTGCTCGCGATCGCATTCGCGAAGATGCTAGCAGTTAGTTTCACTCTCCACTCCGGTTTCCGGGGAGGCTTCATCTTTCCGCTGTTTTACATTGGTGCAGCAGTTGGCTTGGCAATTTCTCTGGCTTTTCCACAAATCCACCCGACAATCGGTATGATTTGCATGATGGCGGCAGTGAACGTGGCGGTGACGAAAACACCGATTAGTTCCACTGTAATTCTCAGCGTGCTTTCAGACACCGCAATGGTGCCGGTTCTGGTGATTGCCAGTTTTGTCAGTTTCCTGTTGACTACCCAAGTCTCGTTGATTCAAACGCAGCGATCGCGCACGCCGACCGGGTTGCAAAACCCCACCTCGCTGCCCCTATATACTGCTGCTAGGGACTTTCCACAAACCAGCCCTTGA
- a CDS encoding NarK family nitrate/nitrite MFS transporter: MSGLWSFSGRYRILHLTWFAFFLTFVVWFNFAPFATAVKADLGLNEAQLRTLAICNVALTVPARIIVGMILDRYGPRITYSCLLIYAAIPCLMFAFAQNFSQLVLSRLALSIVGCGFVIGIRMVAEWFPPKEIGLAEGIYGGWGNFGSAGAAFTLPTIATAAAFLGAGQVNWRFAIALTGIVAAIYGIVYYLNVQDTPPGKVYQRPQSSAGIEVTTQRDFWFLLLSNIPLVGVLGVIAWRLNQVKFLNITQLYVTWFLLLCLYVFQAYNCWKANHSLMTGKKRYSAEERYQFGQVVNLEIAYLACFGSELAVVSMLPTFFQRGFGLTEALAAGVAGTYAFMNLAARPGGGLISDKIGSRKWTLAATLAGTGIGYLVFSGLGANIPLFGVVIVTMIASFFVMAAEGATFAIVPLIKRRVTGQIAGNVGAYGNVGAVIYLTVYSFLPQDAAGDRIFFQMLGIVGLISASLCAFLLKEPEGSHEGEEVGITSSKTPVFSHEREQN; this comes from the coding sequence ATGTCCGGATTATGGTCATTTAGCGGTCGATACCGCATCTTACACCTGACCTGGTTTGCATTCTTTTTAACCTTTGTCGTTTGGTTCAACTTCGCCCCTTTTGCCACAGCGGTGAAAGCAGATTTAGGTTTAAATGAAGCCCAACTCAGAACTCTCGCTATTTGTAACGTTGCGCTCACCGTTCCGGCTCGAATTATTGTCGGCATGATTCTGGATCGCTACGGTCCTCGGATCACCTATTCATGCCTTTTAATTTATGCGGCGATTCCTTGCCTGATGTTTGCATTTGCACAGAATTTTTCCCAATTAGTATTAAGCCGCTTAGCGCTGAGCATCGTTGGGTGTGGATTTGTGATTGGCATTCGGATGGTGGCGGAATGGTTTCCCCCGAAAGAAATTGGCTTAGCAGAAGGCATTTATGGCGGCTGGGGCAACTTTGGCTCGGCAGGTGCAGCGTTTACCCTCCCGACAATTGCCACAGCAGCTGCCTTTTTAGGGGCAGGTCAAGTTAACTGGCGGTTTGCGATCGCGCTCACCGGAATTGTTGCCGCTATCTACGGAATTGTTTATTACTTAAACGTCCAAGATACCCCTCCAGGTAAGGTTTACCAACGTCCCCAAAGCAGCGCCGGAATAGAAGTGACTACCCAGAGAGACTTCTGGTTTCTATTACTTAGCAACATTCCCTTAGTCGGCGTTTTGGGCGTCATTGCTTGGCGCTTAAATCAAGTTAAATTTCTTAATATCACTCAACTGTATGTCACCTGGTTTCTGCTGCTGTGCTTGTATGTATTCCAAGCTTATAACTGTTGGAAAGCAAATCACAGCTTGATGACTGGTAAAAAGCGCTACTCTGCTGAAGAGCGCTATCAATTTGGTCAAGTCGTCAATTTAGAAATTGCTTATCTTGCCTGTTTTGGCTCAGAGCTAGCTGTTGTTTCCATGCTCCCAACGTTTTTTCAAAGAGGCTTTGGATTGACAGAGGCGCTAGCAGCGGGAGTTGCCGGAACTTATGCCTTTATGAACTTGGCGGCTCGTCCAGGAGGTGGCTTAATTTCTGACAAGATTGGCAGCCGGAAGTGGACGCTGGCAGCAACGCTTGCTGGCACAGGAATTGGCTATCTAGTGTTTAGCGGTTTGGGTGCAAATATACCCCTGTTCGGGGTAGTTATTGTGACCATGATTGCTTCCTTCTTTGTCATGGCAGCGGAAGGTGCGACCTTTGCAATTGTTCCTCTAATTAAGCGGCGTGTAACGGGTCAGATTGCTGGTAACGTGGGTGCTTATGGCAACGTAGGAGCGGTAATTTACCTCACCGTCTATAGCTTTTTACCTCAGGATGCTGCGGGCGATCGCATATTTTTCCAGATGCTAGGAATTGTTGGCTTAATTTCGGCTAGTCTTTGTGCGTTTCTTCTCAAAGAACCGGAAGGCTCTCATGAAGGTGAAGAAGTCGGAATAACATCCTCAAAAACGCCCGTTTTCTCGCACGAACGCGAACAAAATTAA